Proteins encoded together in one Lathyrus oleraceus cultivar Zhongwan6 chromosome 5, CAAS_Psat_ZW6_1.0, whole genome shotgun sequence window:
- the LOC127082739 gene encoding chalcone synthase isoform X1: MAYLDEIREAQRARGPATILAIGTATPSNCIYQSDFPDYYFRVTNSNHMPQLKDKLKRICEKSLIKKRYIHLTEEMLKENPNISTYDKPSLDARQDILVEQVPKLGEKAASKAIKEWGGSKSEITHLIFCSTSGVDMPGADYQLVKLLNLNPSIKRFMLYHQGCFAGGTVLRLAKDLAENNAGARVLVVCSEITVVTFRGPNENHMDSLVGQALFGDGASSVIVGSNPDERTERPLFYLVSASETILPNSEGAIEGHLREVGLTFHLKENVPELIGENIVKSLEEAFHPLGITDWNSLFWVAHPGGPAILKRIEKTVGLNSEKLNATKHVLSEYGNMSSACVLFILDEMRRRSMKEGKLTTGEGLKWGVLYGFGPGLTMETIVLHSAANI; this comes from the exons ATGGCATACTTAGATGAAATAAGAGAGGCACAAAGAGCTCGTGGCCCAGCAACGATTCTAGCTATTGGAACTGCAACTCCATCAAATTGCATTTACCAATCTGATTTTCCAGATTATTACTTCCGAGTTACCAATAGCAACCACATGCCTCAACTCAAGGACAAATTGAAACGTATAT GTGAGAAGTCACTGATAAAGAAACGCTACATCCACTTGACAGAAGAAATgttgaaagaaaatccaaacatatcGACTTATGACAAACCATCTCTGGACGCACGCCAAGACATTTTAGTTGAACAAGTACCAAAGCTAGGAGAAAAAGCAGCATCAAAAGCTATAAAAGAATGGGGAGGATCAAAATCAGAGATAACTCATCTCATATTTTGTTCAACTTCAGGCGTCGACATGCCTGGTGCTGATTATCAACTCGTCAAACTCTTAAACCTAAATCCATCCATAAAAAGATTCATGTTATATCACCAAGGTTGTTTTGCTGGTGGAACTGTTCTTCGTCTCGCGAAAGATCTTGCTGAGAACAACGCTGGTGCACGTGTCCTCGTCGTGTGTTCTGAAATAACTGTTGTTACTTTCCGTGGTCCGAATGAAAATCACATGGATTCGTTGGTTGGACAAGCGCTCTTTGGTGACGGTGCTTCATCCGTGATTGTTGGATCAAACCCTGATGAAAGAACTGAACGGCCATTGTTTTATCTTGTTTCGGCTTCAGAAACGATTCTACCAAACTCAGAAGGTGCGATAGAAGGACACTTACGTGAAGTGGGACTGACATTTCATTTGAAAGAGAATGTTCCGGAGTTGATTGGTGAGAATATTGTGAAAAGTTTAGAAGAAGCATTTCATCCGCTTGGAATAACTGATTGGAATTCATTGTTTTGGGTAGCACACCCTGGCGGTCCAGCAATATTGAAGAGGATTGAAAAAACAGTTGGGTTGAATTCAGAAAAACTAAATGCGACAAAACATGTTCTGAGTGAGTATGGAAACATGTCGAGTGCTTGTGTGTTATTTATATTGGACGAGATGAGAAGAAGGTCTATGAAGGAAGGGAAATTGACTACTGGTGAAGGACTTAAGTGGGGTGTTTTGTATGGATTTGGTCCTGGCTTGACCATGGAAACCATTGTTTTGCATAGCGCCGCAAACATATAA
- the LOC127082739 gene encoding chalcone synthase isoform X2 encodes MVNIYEIREAQRARGPATILAIGTATPSNCIYQSDFPDYYFRVTNSNHMPQLKDKLKRICEKSLIKKRYIHLTEEMLKENPNISTYDKPSLDARQDILVEQVPKLGEKAASKAIKEWGGSKSEITHLIFCSTSGVDMPGADYQLVKLLNLNPSIKRFMLYHQGCFAGGTVLRLAKDLAENNAGARVLVVCSEITVVTFRGPNENHMDSLVGQALFGDGASSVIVGSNPDERTERPLFYLVSASETILPNSEGAIEGHLREVGLTFHLKENVPELIGENIVKSLEEAFHPLGITDWNSLFWVAHPGGPAILKRIEKTVGLNSEKLNATKHVLSEYGNMSSACVLFILDEMRRRSMKEGKLTTGEGLKWGVLYGFGPGLTMETIVLHSAANI; translated from the exons ATGGTGAATATAT ATGAAATAAGAGAGGCACAAAGAGCTCGTGGCCCAGCAACGATTCTAGCTATTGGAACTGCAACTCCATCAAATTGCATTTACCAATCTGATTTTCCAGATTATTACTTCCGAGTTACCAATAGCAACCACATGCCTCAACTCAAGGACAAATTGAAACGTATAT GTGAGAAGTCACTGATAAAGAAACGCTACATCCACTTGACAGAAGAAATgttgaaagaaaatccaaacatatcGACTTATGACAAACCATCTCTGGACGCACGCCAAGACATTTTAGTTGAACAAGTACCAAAGCTAGGAGAAAAAGCAGCATCAAAAGCTATAAAAGAATGGGGAGGATCAAAATCAGAGATAACTCATCTCATATTTTGTTCAACTTCAGGCGTCGACATGCCTGGTGCTGATTATCAACTCGTCAAACTCTTAAACCTAAATCCATCCATAAAAAGATTCATGTTATATCACCAAGGTTGTTTTGCTGGTGGAACTGTTCTTCGTCTCGCGAAAGATCTTGCTGAGAACAACGCTGGTGCACGTGTCCTCGTCGTGTGTTCTGAAATAACTGTTGTTACTTTCCGTGGTCCGAATGAAAATCACATGGATTCGTTGGTTGGACAAGCGCTCTTTGGTGACGGTGCTTCATCCGTGATTGTTGGATCAAACCCTGATGAAAGAACTGAACGGCCATTGTTTTATCTTGTTTCGGCTTCAGAAACGATTCTACCAAACTCAGAAGGTGCGATAGAAGGACACTTACGTGAAGTGGGACTGACATTTCATTTGAAAGAGAATGTTCCGGAGTTGATTGGTGAGAATATTGTGAAAAGTTTAGAAGAAGCATTTCATCCGCTTGGAATAACTGATTGGAATTCATTGTTTTGGGTAGCACACCCTGGCGGTCCAGCAATATTGAAGAGGATTGAAAAAACAGTTGGGTTGAATTCAGAAAAACTAAATGCGACAAAACATGTTCTGAGTGAGTATGGAAACATGTCGAGTGCTTGTGTGTTATTTATATTGGACGAGATGAGAAGAAGGTCTATGAAGGAAGGGAAATTGACTACTGGTGAAGGACTTAAGTGGGGTGTTTTGTATGGATTTGGTCCTGGCTTGACCATGGAAACCATTGTTTTGCATAGCGCCGCAAACATATAA